One genomic window of Coffea eugenioides isolate CCC68of chromosome 1, Ceug_1.0, whole genome shotgun sequence includes the following:
- the LOC113759316 gene encoding uncharacterized protein K02A2.6-like — protein MDVIEAIDPPVSNGHRFILVMIEYFTKWVETTSYKHVTKKVVSDFLRNNIICRFDIPETLITDNTKNLNNDMVDGLCEQFKVRHRNSAIYRPQMNGAIEATNKNLKKIIRKMTKAHRDWHEKLPYALMAYRTTIRTSTGVTPYSLMYGMEAVLPAKVEIPSLHILIEVQIEDVELVREHYEQLSLIDEKRLNAVCHGQCYQQRMARIYNK, from the coding sequence ATGGATGTGATTGAAGCAATTGATCCTCCTGTTTCGAATGGGCATCGATTCATTCTAGTGATGATTGAATATTTCACCAAATGGGTTGAAACTACATCCTATAAGCATGTGACTAAGAAAGTGGTGTCAGATTTTTTGAGAAATAACATCATCTGTCGTTTTGACATACCGGAGACATTGATCACCGATAATACTAAAAACCTCAATAACGACATGGTGGATGGACTATGTGAACAGTTTAAAGTCAGACATCGAAATTCTGCCATTTacaggcctcagatgaatggagccaTTGAAGCCACAAAtaagaatttgaagaaaatcatTCGTAAGATGACTAAAGCACACCGAGATTGGCATGAGAAGCTGCCTTATGCATTGATGGCGTACAGAACTACTATCAGGACTTCTACCGGAGTAACTCCTTACTCTCttatgtatggaatggaagcagTATTGCCTGcaaaagttgaaattccttccttACACATTTTAATAGAAGTTCAGATAGAAGATGTTGAATTGGTCAGAGAACACTATGAGCAGTTGTCTCTAATTGATGAAAAAAGGTTGAATGCCGTCTGTCATGGACAATGTTATCAGCAACGAATGGCTCGGATTTACAACAAATAG